A stretch of Hippoglossus hippoglossus isolate fHipHip1 chromosome 20, fHipHip1.pri, whole genome shotgun sequence DNA encodes these proteins:
- the ppp1r17 gene encoding protein phosphatase 1 regulatory subunit 17, producing the protein MTTSCMRSTLEPEHRLMTQDSKHYQGALDSSVDRKDDEDKGVVVCSENQEEEQLKKPRRKDTPVLNCHPHIPGVRLMKKEKHLVHLEDAEKDVTN; encoded by the exons ATGACGACTAGCTGTATGAGGTCAACCCTGGAACCTGAACATCGTCTGATGACACAGGACAGCAAACACT ACCAGGGGGCGCTGGACAGCTCGGTGGACAGGAAGGATGATGAAGACAAGGGCGTGGTTGTCTGTTCAGAGaatcaggaggaagagcagctgaAGAAACCTCGCAGAAAGGACACACCCGTCCTCAACTGTCATCCGCATATACCAG GAGTGAGGctgatgaagaaggagaagcacTTGGTCCACCTGGAGGATGCGGAGAAGGATGTGACCAATtaa
- the itprid1 gene encoding serine-rich adhesin for platelets isoform X2 has product MDVLNLWKDDPEELLFELGFGRDEPDLSGRIPARFINFQSQARGISLQVFLGAQKNRLDLENPDVSNRFRELEVLQHVTTKFCSLVVSSSSSSLRAPVERRLSPEARERRRRIGLRFRQASKKSLCQTHNNKTQEISTPSSTCAQYTASESLQPPPSLGEEKATLERVKPGLLADGQGARLNPQLQPHMVSFNGQERALSPGHLTEGPPLTANTFLERKKSREQANELFEMEEALPDPSGRNPGSQRSEMPDSPSSRSQHNSSSHPLSPSLISSGGEKFHLSSPCPFPEPSKYDPPCSEIEIPPHQVLSSPASSSRLEYLELHHRTRSQSPTLTSAALCISVSPTASSIQADSEDKDAPYPYLSTLPQDLQDIACPTMTSVPPSPSPNLDCPPSTLIAVPSTQSDFSFGSPGNTQSEWTEVLHENSLAVSGSLSSLLPFALHDFHCPSYFDSSQLTESFSQSPENESKDSVFSHSDGIGLSEEPTNTQKEQDDTSLSLSFQLEKEEDNFSHPSLSFLDSFKFEEGYPTLSHLSRETFFPVCLSALSSQSHPHTDLIDSAPVRKSDLTEQSIAQQGQSSSHDDNTDFIPSSTVQDVISVKMDQLSLDTEGSPQRRRKGEGETHTDTVQTQDTADKESSADLTEGFEFASEELCNQTVMDPQVLSHSLCDEFSAETKPEELSEEINGTESESPRSYFVLNKLPELQRRTEVEPKDLIETEDLDLVFETSVDSLDGETVDVDNFFQQLETEGRVYWAEPIQVLNPTHELSGSSSSEVESPENSSWHIGSAALDSTSSTVKALSLPFLSSATTSTDQNPEITTTASSDTPPSLAVAPFISLPANSDLRLSNRSVSVQLSSSLSSHIVQRKDVPYVDDSKHTSPLPSVFPLDTSNPFRAVQVWTDVQIQRNIQKLSRQATHTVPREATTSEMTQRSTLTFSSSQSFPLMSTDSQSFDISPGMTKDYRTVSASVDTALWSDKEEEVDRSGNKHKENLWEGNQSVSMACCSSCDDHCTCCTQNTYHNQHSPFSLGDLEELMLCLQHFRSVQSNMEEQLSEDQASVYSSLSDQDREKIQDLEVLRGAVKQEAAELETHLNQLTHHCDDSLKTKMQRLLEEQSLLCSQLFLPGAVRTSSGLTPNRTVSTQCCLLPWTSADVQSDHISSCSTWNENSPRQSPSGSESSCKGLGSFSEPM; this is encoded by the exons ATGGATGTGCTCAACCTGTGGAAGGATGACCCAGAGGAGCTTCTCTTCGAACTGGGCTTCGGCCGCGACGAACCTGACCTGTCCGGACGCATTCCGGCTCGATTCATCAATTTTCAGTCTCAGGCGAGAGGGATAAGTCTCCAGGTGTTTTTGGGGGCCCAGAAGAATCGACTGGACCTGGAGAACCCAGATGTGAGCA ATCGTTTTAGAGAACTCGAGGTTCTCCAGCATGTTACGACAAAATTCTGTTCCTTGGTGGtgtcatcatcctcctcctctctgagagCACCGGTGGAAAGACGCCTGTCTCCTGAGGCccgggagaggaggaggcgcaTCGGCCTTCGGTTCAGACAAGCATCAAAAAAGTCCCTCTGCCAAACCCACAACAATAAAACCCAGGAAATATCCACACCTTCTTCCACCTGTGCTCAATACACTGCGTCTGAGTCACTGCAACCTCCACCCAGCCTTGGAGAAGAGAAAGCCACCTTAGAAAGAGTCAAACCTGGACTTCTGGCAGACGGACAAGGAGCTAGACTAAACCCTCAACTCCAGCCTCACATGGTTTCTTTCAACGGCCAAGAGAGAGCACTCAGTCCTGGGCACCTGACGGAAGGTCCCCCCCTGACAGCCAACACCTTTttagagagaaagaagagcCGAGAGCAGGCCAATGAATTGTTTGAAATGGAAGAG GCTCTGCCAGATCCATCAGGAAGGAACCCTGGCAGCCAGAGAAGTGAGATGCCGGACTCTCCCTCTTCTCGTTCCCAACATAACTCCTCATCTCAtcccctttctccatctctgatCTCGTCTGGTGGTGAAAAATTTCACCTTTCCTCACCCTGTCCTTTCCCAGAGCCATCAAAATATGACCCACCATGCTCGGAAATAGAGATACCACCACATCAGGTTTTGTCTTCACCTGCTTCATCGTCCAGATTGGAGTACCTTGAGTTACACCACAGAACTCGCTCCCAGTCACCAACTCTGACTTCTGCTGCCTTATGTATCTCTGTCTCCCCTACTGCCTCCTCCATACAAGCTGACTCTGAAGACAAGGATGCCCCATACCCCTACCTCTCTACTCTTCCTCAGGACTTACAAGACATAGCATGCCCTACCATGACAAGTGtccctccatctccttctccaAATTTGGATTGTCCACCTTCTACCCTGATTGCTGTGCCTTCTACGCAGTCTGACTTCTCCTTTGGGAGTCCAGGGAACACACAGTCAGAATGGACTGAGGTTCTGCATGAAAACTCTCTAGCTGTGTCCGGTAGCTTATCATCTCTGCTTCCCTTTGCCCTTCACGATTTTCATTGTCCATCCTATTTTGACTCTTCCCAACTAACTGAATCCTTCTCACAGAGTCCAGAAAACGAGTCAAAAGATTCTGTTTTCTCACACTCGGATGGAATAGGTCTCTCTGAAGAACCTACCAATACACAAAAGGAACAGGATGACacatccctttctctctcctttcaaTTGGAAAAGGAAGAGGATAATTTCTCACATCCATCCCTTTCTTTTCTGGACTCCTTTAAATTTGAAGAAGGTTATCCCACACTGTCCCACCTTTCTCGTGAGACTTTCTTTccagtttgtctttctgctcTATCCTCACAATCACATCCACATACAGATCTGATAGATTCAGCTCCTGTAAGAAAATCAGACCTAACAGAGCAGTCCATCGCCCAACAGGGCCAATCAAGTTCTCATGATGATAACACAGATTTTATTCCATCCTCTACTGTCCAAGATGTTATTTCTGTAAAGATGGATCAGCTCTCTTTGGACACAGAGGGCAGcccacagagaaggagaaagggggagggggagacgCATACTGACACTGTGCAGACTCAAGATACTGCAGATAAAGAGAGTTCTGCAGATCTGACAGAGGGTTTTGAATTTGCCTCTGAGGAACTATGTAACCAAACAGTAATGGATCCACAGGTCCTCTCCCATAGTCTATGTGATGAGTTTTCAGCTGAAACCAAACCGGAAGAGTTAAGTGAAGAAATCAATGGAACAGAAAGTGAATCACCAAGaagttattttgttttaaacaaacttCCAGAATTACAAAGAAGAACTGAAGTGGAACCAAAGGATCTAATCGAAACTGAGGACTTAGATCTGGTATTTGAAACCTCTGTAGACAGCTTGGATGGTGAAACCGTGGATGTGGACAATTTTTTTCAGCAGCTTGAAACTGAAGGTCGGGTCTATTGGGCGGAACCCATTCAGGTTTTGAATCCAACCCATGAGCTCAGCGGGTCAAGCAGCTCTGAAGTGGAATCTCCTGAGAATTCCTCTTGGCATATCGGCTCAGCTGCTCTGGATTCGACTTCGTCCACAGTCAAAGCTTTATCTTTACCTTTTTTATCCTCAGCAACAACGAGCACTGACCAGAACCCAGAAATAACAACGACTGCATCCTCAGATACACCCCCCTCCTTGGCTGTAGCTCCATTCATATCCTTGCCTGCAAACTCAGACCTCAGGCTATCAAACCGCTCAGTGTCTGTTCAGCTGtcttcatctctgtcttctCATATCGTCCAGAGGAAGGATGTTCCTTATGTTGATGACTCTAAAcacacctctcctctccctaGTGTTTTCCCTTTGGACACCTCCAACCCCTTTCGAGCTGTCCAGGTATGGACAGACGTGCAAATTCAACGAAACATCCAGAAGTTATCACGTCAGGCTACTCATACTGTCCCACGTGAGGCGACCACCTCAGAAATGACACAAAGATCTACACTGACCTTCTCTTCATCTCAATCTTTCCCTCTGATGTCTACTGACTCTCAGTCGTTTGACATTTCCCCTGGGATGACTAAAGATTATCGGACTGTGTCAGCCTCTGTGGATACAGCACTGTGGTCtgataaggaggaggaggtggacaggAGTGGAAATAAACATAAGGAGAACCTTTGGGAGGGCAATCAGTCCGTCAGCATGGCATGCTGCTCCTCCTGTGACGATCACTGTACCTGCTGTACTCAGAATACTTACCACAATCAGCACAGTCCT TTCTCTCTGGGTGATTTGGAGGAGTTGATGCTGTGTCTGCAGCACTTTCGCTCTGTGCAAAGCAACATGGAGGAGCAGCTGTCTGAGGACCAGGCTTCAGTTTACAGCTCTCTCTCTGACCAGGACAG ggAGAAGATTCAGGACCTCGAGGTGCTGAGAGGAGCAGTGAagcaggaagctgcagagcTGGAGACGCATTTGAATCAACTCACCCATCACTGTGATGACAGCTTGAAAACG AAGATGCAAAGACTTCTGGAGGAGCAGTCTCTCCTGTGCTCTCAACTCTTTCTACCTGGAGCAGTGCGCACATCATCAGGCCTCACCCCCAACAGGACGGTATCCACTCAGTGCTGCCTGCTGCCCTGGACCTCAGCTGATGTGCAGAGCGACCacatctcctcctgcagcacgTGGAACGAGAACTCGCCCAGGCAGTCTCCCTCTGGATCAGAGAGTAGCTGCAAGGGCCTGGGCTCTTTCTCTGAACCAATGTAG
- the itprid1 gene encoding serine-rich adhesin for platelets isoform X1, producing the protein MLHHGTEKYQSAESSCSLKDRVMNGSKTVMDVLNLWKDDPEELLFELGFGRDEPDLSGRIPARFINFQSQARGISLQVFLGAQKNRLDLENPDVSNRFRELEVLQHVTTKFCSLVVSSSSSSLRAPVERRLSPEARERRRRIGLRFRQASKKSLCQTHNNKTQEISTPSSTCAQYTASESLQPPPSLGEEKATLERVKPGLLADGQGARLNPQLQPHMVSFNGQERALSPGHLTEGPPLTANTFLERKKSREQANELFEMEEALPDPSGRNPGSQRSEMPDSPSSRSQHNSSSHPLSPSLISSGGEKFHLSSPCPFPEPSKYDPPCSEIEIPPHQVLSSPASSSRLEYLELHHRTRSQSPTLTSAALCISVSPTASSIQADSEDKDAPYPYLSTLPQDLQDIACPTMTSVPPSPSPNLDCPPSTLIAVPSTQSDFSFGSPGNTQSEWTEVLHENSLAVSGSLSSLLPFALHDFHCPSYFDSSQLTESFSQSPENESKDSVFSHSDGIGLSEEPTNTQKEQDDTSLSLSFQLEKEEDNFSHPSLSFLDSFKFEEGYPTLSHLSRETFFPVCLSALSSQSHPHTDLIDSAPVRKSDLTEQSIAQQGQSSSHDDNTDFIPSSTVQDVISVKMDQLSLDTEGSPQRRRKGEGETHTDTVQTQDTADKESSADLTEGFEFASEELCNQTVMDPQVLSHSLCDEFSAETKPEELSEEINGTESESPRSYFVLNKLPELQRRTEVEPKDLIETEDLDLVFETSVDSLDGETVDVDNFFQQLETEGRVYWAEPIQVLNPTHELSGSSSSEVESPENSSWHIGSAALDSTSSTVKALSLPFLSSATTSTDQNPEITTTASSDTPPSLAVAPFISLPANSDLRLSNRSVSVQLSSSLSSHIVQRKDVPYVDDSKHTSPLPSVFPLDTSNPFRAVQVWTDVQIQRNIQKLSRQATHTVPREATTSEMTQRSTLTFSSSQSFPLMSTDSQSFDISPGMTKDYRTVSASVDTALWSDKEEEVDRSGNKHKENLWEGNQSVSMACCSSCDDHCTCCTQNTYHNQHSPFSLGDLEELMLCLQHFRSVQSNMEEQLSEDQASVYSSLSDQDREKIQDLEVLRGAVKQEAAELETHLNQLTHHCDDSLKTKMQRLLEEQSLLCSQLFLPGAVRTSSGLTPNRTVSTQCCLLPWTSADVQSDHISSCSTWNENSPRQSPSGSESSCKGLGSFSEPM; encoded by the exons ATGCTTCACCACGGCACAGAAAAATATCaatcagcagagagcagctgtagTTTAAAAGACAGAGTTATGAACGGGAGCAAAAC AGTGATGGATGTGCTCAACCTGTGGAAGGATGACCCAGAGGAGCTTCTCTTCGAACTGGGCTTCGGCCGCGACGAACCTGACCTGTCCGGACGCATTCCGGCTCGATTCATCAATTTTCAGTCTCAGGCGAGAGGGATAAGTCTCCAGGTGTTTTTGGGGGCCCAGAAGAATCGACTGGACCTGGAGAACCCAGATGTGAGCA ATCGTTTTAGAGAACTCGAGGTTCTCCAGCATGTTACGACAAAATTCTGTTCCTTGGTGGtgtcatcatcctcctcctctctgagagCACCGGTGGAAAGACGCCTGTCTCCTGAGGCccgggagaggaggaggcgcaTCGGCCTTCGGTTCAGACAAGCATCAAAAAAGTCCCTCTGCCAAACCCACAACAATAAAACCCAGGAAATATCCACACCTTCTTCCACCTGTGCTCAATACACTGCGTCTGAGTCACTGCAACCTCCACCCAGCCTTGGAGAAGAGAAAGCCACCTTAGAAAGAGTCAAACCTGGACTTCTGGCAGACGGACAAGGAGCTAGACTAAACCCTCAACTCCAGCCTCACATGGTTTCTTTCAACGGCCAAGAGAGAGCACTCAGTCCTGGGCACCTGACGGAAGGTCCCCCCCTGACAGCCAACACCTTTttagagagaaagaagagcCGAGAGCAGGCCAATGAATTGTTTGAAATGGAAGAG GCTCTGCCAGATCCATCAGGAAGGAACCCTGGCAGCCAGAGAAGTGAGATGCCGGACTCTCCCTCTTCTCGTTCCCAACATAACTCCTCATCTCAtcccctttctccatctctgatCTCGTCTGGTGGTGAAAAATTTCACCTTTCCTCACCCTGTCCTTTCCCAGAGCCATCAAAATATGACCCACCATGCTCGGAAATAGAGATACCACCACATCAGGTTTTGTCTTCACCTGCTTCATCGTCCAGATTGGAGTACCTTGAGTTACACCACAGAACTCGCTCCCAGTCACCAACTCTGACTTCTGCTGCCTTATGTATCTCTGTCTCCCCTACTGCCTCCTCCATACAAGCTGACTCTGAAGACAAGGATGCCCCATACCCCTACCTCTCTACTCTTCCTCAGGACTTACAAGACATAGCATGCCCTACCATGACAAGTGtccctccatctccttctccaAATTTGGATTGTCCACCTTCTACCCTGATTGCTGTGCCTTCTACGCAGTCTGACTTCTCCTTTGGGAGTCCAGGGAACACACAGTCAGAATGGACTGAGGTTCTGCATGAAAACTCTCTAGCTGTGTCCGGTAGCTTATCATCTCTGCTTCCCTTTGCCCTTCACGATTTTCATTGTCCATCCTATTTTGACTCTTCCCAACTAACTGAATCCTTCTCACAGAGTCCAGAAAACGAGTCAAAAGATTCTGTTTTCTCACACTCGGATGGAATAGGTCTCTCTGAAGAACCTACCAATACACAAAAGGAACAGGATGACacatccctttctctctcctttcaaTTGGAAAAGGAAGAGGATAATTTCTCACATCCATCCCTTTCTTTTCTGGACTCCTTTAAATTTGAAGAAGGTTATCCCACACTGTCCCACCTTTCTCGTGAGACTTTCTTTccagtttgtctttctgctcTATCCTCACAATCACATCCACATACAGATCTGATAGATTCAGCTCCTGTAAGAAAATCAGACCTAACAGAGCAGTCCATCGCCCAACAGGGCCAATCAAGTTCTCATGATGATAACACAGATTTTATTCCATCCTCTACTGTCCAAGATGTTATTTCTGTAAAGATGGATCAGCTCTCTTTGGACACAGAGGGCAGcccacagagaaggagaaagggggagggggagacgCATACTGACACTGTGCAGACTCAAGATACTGCAGATAAAGAGAGTTCTGCAGATCTGACAGAGGGTTTTGAATTTGCCTCTGAGGAACTATGTAACCAAACAGTAATGGATCCACAGGTCCTCTCCCATAGTCTATGTGATGAGTTTTCAGCTGAAACCAAACCGGAAGAGTTAAGTGAAGAAATCAATGGAACAGAAAGTGAATCACCAAGaagttattttgttttaaacaaacttCCAGAATTACAAAGAAGAACTGAAGTGGAACCAAAGGATCTAATCGAAACTGAGGACTTAGATCTGGTATTTGAAACCTCTGTAGACAGCTTGGATGGTGAAACCGTGGATGTGGACAATTTTTTTCAGCAGCTTGAAACTGAAGGTCGGGTCTATTGGGCGGAACCCATTCAGGTTTTGAATCCAACCCATGAGCTCAGCGGGTCAAGCAGCTCTGAAGTGGAATCTCCTGAGAATTCCTCTTGGCATATCGGCTCAGCTGCTCTGGATTCGACTTCGTCCACAGTCAAAGCTTTATCTTTACCTTTTTTATCCTCAGCAACAACGAGCACTGACCAGAACCCAGAAATAACAACGACTGCATCCTCAGATACACCCCCCTCCTTGGCTGTAGCTCCATTCATATCCTTGCCTGCAAACTCAGACCTCAGGCTATCAAACCGCTCAGTGTCTGTTCAGCTGtcttcatctctgtcttctCATATCGTCCAGAGGAAGGATGTTCCTTATGTTGATGACTCTAAAcacacctctcctctccctaGTGTTTTCCCTTTGGACACCTCCAACCCCTTTCGAGCTGTCCAGGTATGGACAGACGTGCAAATTCAACGAAACATCCAGAAGTTATCACGTCAGGCTACTCATACTGTCCCACGTGAGGCGACCACCTCAGAAATGACACAAAGATCTACACTGACCTTCTCTTCATCTCAATCTTTCCCTCTGATGTCTACTGACTCTCAGTCGTTTGACATTTCCCCTGGGATGACTAAAGATTATCGGACTGTGTCAGCCTCTGTGGATACAGCACTGTGGTCtgataaggaggaggaggtggacaggAGTGGAAATAAACATAAGGAGAACCTTTGGGAGGGCAATCAGTCCGTCAGCATGGCATGCTGCTCCTCCTGTGACGATCACTGTACCTGCTGTACTCAGAATACTTACCACAATCAGCACAGTCCT TTCTCTCTGGGTGATTTGGAGGAGTTGATGCTGTGTCTGCAGCACTTTCGCTCTGTGCAAAGCAACATGGAGGAGCAGCTGTCTGAGGACCAGGCTTCAGTTTACAGCTCTCTCTCTGACCAGGACAG ggAGAAGATTCAGGACCTCGAGGTGCTGAGAGGAGCAGTGAagcaggaagctgcagagcTGGAGACGCATTTGAATCAACTCACCCATCACTGTGATGACAGCTTGAAAACG AAGATGCAAAGACTTCTGGAGGAGCAGTCTCTCCTGTGCTCTCAACTCTTTCTACCTGGAGCAGTGCGCACATCATCAGGCCTCACCCCCAACAGGACGGTATCCACTCAGTGCTGCCTGCTGCCCTGGACCTCAGCTGATGTGCAGAGCGACCacatctcctcctgcagcacgTGGAACGAGAACTCGCCCAGGCAGTCTCCCTCTGGATCAGAGAGTAGCTGCAAGGGCCTGGGCTCTTTCTCTGAACCAATGTAG
- the fen1 gene encoding flap endonuclease 1 encodes MGIHGLTKLIADQSPGAIKEQDIKNYFGRKIAIDASMCIYQFLIAVRQDGNVLQNEDGETTSHLMGMFYRTIRMLEHGIKPVYVFDGKPPQLKSAELEKRGERRAEAEKMLAQAQEMGEQENIDKFSKRLVKVTKHHNDECKKLLTLMGVPYIEAPCEAEASCAALVKAGKVFATATEDMDGLTFGTNVLLRHLTSSEAKKLPIQEFHFNRILQDIGLTNEQFIDLCILLGCDYCGTIRGIGPKRAIDLIRQHGSIEEILENIDTSKHPVPENWLYKEARGLFLAPEVVDCSTVDLKWVEPDQEDLVQYMCNEKQFSEDRIRNGYKKILKSRQGSTQGRLDSFFSVTGSLSSKRKEPEVKGSAKKKQKTGSTPGKFKRGK; translated from the exons ATGGGAATACACGGGCTCACCAAGCTGATCGCGGACCAGTCCCCCGGAGCCATCAAGGAACAAGACATCAAGAACTACTTCG GCAGAAAAATTGCCATAGATGCCTCCATGTGCATCTACCAGTTCCTGATCGCTGTGCGACAGGACGGAAACGTTCTGCAGAATGAAGATGGAGAGACGACAAG CCACCTGATGGGGATGTTCTACCGGACGATCCGCATGCTGGAACACGGGATCAAACCTGTGTACGTGTTTGATGGCAAGCCTCCACAGCTCAAGTCAGCAGAG CTGGAGAAGAGAGGCGAGAGGAGGGCAGAAGCTGAGAAGATGCTCGCTCAAGCTCAGGAAATGG GGGAACAAGAGAATATTGACAAATTCTCCAAACGTCTGGTGAAAGTCACCAAACACCATAATGACGAGTGCAAGAAGCTGCTGACCCTGATGGGCGTCCCCTACATCGAG GCTCCGTGCGAGGCAGAGGCCAGCTGTGCCGCTCTGGTTAAAGCAGGGAAGGTGTTTGCCACGGCAACAGAAGACATGGACGGTCTGACCTTTGGCACCAATGTCCTGCTCAGACACCTCACCTCCAGTGAAGCAAA GAAACTTCCAATCCAAGAATTCCACTTCAATCGAATCCTGCAGGACATCGGCCTGACCAATGAACAG TTCATAGACCTGTGTATTCTGCTGGGCTGTGACTACTGTGGCACCATCAGGGGGATCGGCCCCAAGAGGGCCATCGACCTGATCAGACAGCACGGCTCCATCGAGGAGATCCTGGAAAACATCGACACCAGC AAGCACCCAGTTCCAGAGAACTGGCTGTACAAAGAGGCCAGGGGCTTGTTTCTGGCGCCCGAGGTGGTGGATTGTTCCACAGTGGATTTGAAGTGGGTCGAGCCTGATCAGGAAGATCTGGTCCAGTATATGTGTAATGAGAAACAGTTCAG TGAGGACAGGATTCGTAACGGCTATAAGAAGATCCTGAAGAGTCGACAGGGCAGCACACAAGGACGACTGgactctttcttctctgtcactgGATCTCTGTCCTCCAAGCGAAAG GAACCTGAGGTTAAAGGATCAGCGAAGAAAAAGCAGAAGACTGGATCCACACCAGGCAAATTTAAGAGGGGAAAATAG